One region of Nycticebus coucang isolate mNycCou1 chromosome 10, mNycCou1.pri, whole genome shotgun sequence genomic DNA includes:
- the ZNF543 gene encoding zinc finger protein 543 has product MAASWTEPAQVSVTFEDVSVMFTQEEWGQLDLIQRILYQDVMLETWELLVSLGCPLSKPDLIYQLEHSQDLWAVEENLSQSSYIGDCTKPMTPEPACLHLDLPEEVSLQEQMTQGTSEDPQLGEAQDQDGPAEMQEGHWRPEMDPEREKLPWKMSPEHDVLGTDDGLCSMIIQEQVSPEGGVYDYDSHGPITDHLICKGKKSYKCEECGKVFKNSYLLVQHGQIHTRVKPYECTECGKTFSKSTHLLQHHIIHTGEKPYKCIECGKAFNRRSHLTRHQRIHTGEKPYKCSECGKAFTHRSTFVLHNRSHTGEKPFVCKECGKAFRDRPGFIRHYIIHTGEKPYECTECGKAFNRRSYLTWHQQVHTGVKPFECNECGKAFCESADLIQHYIIHTGEKPYKCLECGKAFNRRSHLKQHQRIHTGEKPYECSECGKAFTHYSTFALHKRTHTGEKPYECKECGKAFSDRADLIRHYSIHTGEKPYECLECGKAFSRSSHLTRHQLIHTGEKPYECIQCGKAFCRSANLIRHSIIHTGEKPYECSKCGKAFNRSSSLTQHQRIHTGKKPTNVPDVKKPFITPQTSLKIRELILGRIFE; this is encoded by the exons ATGGCAGCGTCGTGGACGGAGCCGGCACAG GTATCTGTGACCTTTGAGGATGTGTCTGTGATGTTTACGCAGGAGGAGTGGGGGCAGCTGGATTTGATCCAGAGGATCTTGTACCAGGACGTGATGCTGGAGACCTGGGAGCTTCTGGTCTCTTTGG GTTGTCCTTTGTCCAAACCAGACCTGATCTACCAGTTGGAGCACAGCCAGGATTTATGGGCAGTGGAGGAAAATCTCTCCCAAAGCTCCTATATAG GTGACTGCACCAAACCCATGACCCCAGAGCCTGCCTGTCTTCACCTGGACTTGCCTGAGGAAGTCTCTCTCCAGGAACAAATGACACAGGGAACCTCAGAGGACCCTCAGTTGGGAGAAGCCCAGGATCAGGATGGGCCAGCTGAAATGCAGGAAGGCCACTGGAGACCTGAAATGGACCCAGAGAGGGAGAAGCTGCCTTGGAAAATGAGCCCTGAACATGATGTTTTGGGTACAGATGATGGTTTATGTTCAATGATTATACAGGAACAAGTCTCTCCAGAAGGTGGCGTCTATGACTATGACTCACATGGACCAATTACAGATCACTTGATTTGTAAAGGGAAAAAGTCCTATAAATGTGAGGAATGTGGAAAAGTGTTCAAAAATAGTTATCTCCTTGTTCAACATGGACAGATTCACACTCGAGTGAAGCCCTATGAATGCACAGAGTGTGGGAAAACCTTTAGCAAAAGCACACATCTCCTTCAGCACCACATCATCCATACAGGGGAGAAGCCCTACAAGTGCATcgaatgtgggaaggccttcaACCGTAGGTCACACCTCACACGGCATCAGCggattcacactggagagaagccttATAAGTGCAGTGAGTGTGGAAAGGCTTTCACCCACCGCTCTACTTTTGTCTTGCATAACAGAAGCCACACTGGGGAAAAGCCCTTTGTGTGCAaagagtgtggcaaagcctttcgAGATAGGCCAGGTTTCATACGGCACTATATTATCCACACAGGAGAGAAGCCCTATGAATGTACtgaatgtgggaaggccttcaATCGTCGGTCATACCTCACGTGGCATCAACAGGTTCACACTGGAGTAAAACCCTTTGAAtgcaatgaatgtgggaaagcatTTTGTGAGAGTGCAGACCTCATTCAACATTACATCATCCATACTGGGGAGAAGCCATATAAATGCCTGGAGTGTGGGAAGGCTTTCAACCGCAGATCACACCTCAAGCAACACCAACggattcacactggagagaagccttATGAGTGCAGTGAATGTGGAAAGGCCTTCACCCACTACTCTACTTTTGCCTTGCATAAAAGGAcccacactggagaaaaaccttatgaatgcaaagaatgtggaaaagccttcagcgATAGGGCAGACCTCATTCGACACTATAGCATCCACACTGGTGAGAAGCCCTATGAATGCCTTGAGTGTGGGAAGGCCTTCAGCCGCAGTTCACACCTCACAAGGCACCAGTtgattcacactggagagaagccttATGAATGCATccaatgtgggaaagccttttgCCGGAGTGCAAACCTTATTCGACACTCTAtcattcatactggagaaaagccCTATGAATGCAGTAAATGTGGAAAGGCCTTTAATCGCAGCTCATCCCTAACTCAGCATCAACGAATTCATACAGGGAAAAAACCTACCAATGTACCAGATGTGAAAAAACCTTTTATAACTCCTCAGACTTCCCTTAAAATCAGAGAACTCATATTAGGAAGAATTTTTGAATAG